The Paracoccus sp. MC1862 genome includes a window with the following:
- a CDS encoding response regulator — protein sequence MLGGSIAVDSAEGMETVFTLTLPADLRHPEGSDAAPAVGEATGGQVLVIDDDPHMRDLLVRFLGRDGLGVATAANGQDGLALARGISPSAIILDVMMPRMDGWAVLSALKADPDLTEIPVIMVSMIRETGLAYSLGAADYLTKPVDWQRLKETVDRHRLPSAPPAGLALLVEGDAPAREELARLLEGEGWEMAQAEAAGPAHARMAERRPDLILVNLDLPQVGGFALLGELRRDPDLRRIPVIALTEGGLSPEDRARLRDQVRQVIQPGEESVEELLDELKRIAGEREKARVKGQG from the coding sequence ATGCTGGGCGGATCGATCGCCGTCGACAGCGCCGAGGGGATGGAGACGGTCTTCACTCTGACCCTGCCCGCCGACCTGCGCCATCCCGAAGGCTCCGACGCTGCCCCCGCCGTGGGCGAGGCGACCGGCGGCCAAGTGCTGGTGATCGACGACGACCCGCATATGCGCGACCTCCTGGTGCGCTTCCTCGGTCGCGACGGGCTGGGGGTCGCCACGGCCGCGAACGGGCAGGACGGGCTGGCGCTGGCGCGCGGGATTTCGCCCTCGGCCATCATCCTCGACGTGATGATGCCGCGGATGGATGGCTGGGCGGTGCTGTCGGCGCTGAAGGCTGACCCGGATCTGACCGAGATCCCGGTCATCATGGTGTCGATGATCCGGGAAACGGGGCTGGCCTATTCGCTGGGGGCGGCCGACTACCTGACCAAGCCCGTGGACTGGCAGCGGCTCAAGGAGACGGTGGACCGCCACCGCCTGCCTTCGGCCCCGCCCGCGGGGCTGGCGCTGCTGGTCGAGGGCGACGCCCCCGCGCGCGAGGAACTCGCCCGCCTGCTGGAAGGCGAGGGCTGGGAGATGGCGCAGGCCGAGGCCGCCGGGCCGGCCCACGCCCGCATGGCCGAGCGGCGGCCCGACCTGATCCTCGTCAACCTGGACCTGCCGCAGGTCGGGGGCTTTGCGCTTCTGGGCGAACTGCGCCGCGACCCCGACCTGCGGCGCATCCCCGTCATCGCGCTGACCGAGGGCGGCCTGTCGCCCGAGGACCGCGCCCGCCTGCGCGACCAGGTGCGGCAGGTGATCCAGCCGGGCGAGGAGAGCGTTGAGGAGTTGCTGGACGAATTGAAGCGCATCGCCGGCGAGCGGGAAAAGGCACGGGTGAAAGGACAGGGCTGA
- a CDS encoding SLC13 family permease — MAVIVLLAALIPVSNAIQATGGSDLIAAGLQRVAGEVPPLAAVALMIVLAMAVTPFLNNAATVLVMAPIAASLAGRLELNPDPFLMAVALGAACDFLTPIGHQCNTLVMGPGGYRFGDYWRLGLPLSILMVVVGTPMIALIWGLGG; from the coding sequence ATGGCCGTGATCGTCCTGCTGGCCGCACTGATCCCGGTCAGCAACGCGATCCAGGCGACCGGCGGGTCGGACCTGATCGCCGCCGGGCTGCAGCGCGTGGCCGGAGAGGTGCCGCCACTGGCCGCGGTGGCGCTGATGATCGTGCTGGCGATGGCGGTGACGCCCTTCCTTAACAACGCCGCAACCGTTCTGGTGATGGCCCCCATCGCCGCGAGCCTCGCCGGGCGGCTTGAGCTGAACCCCGACCCTTTCCTCATGGCGGTGGCCCTGGGCGCGGCCTGCGACTTTCTGACCCCCATCGGGCACCAGTGCAACACGCTGGTCATGGGACCGGGCGGCTATCGCTTCGGCGACTACTGGCGGCTCGGCCTGCCGCTGTCGATCCTGATGGTGGTCGTCGGCACCCCGATGATCGCGCTGATCTGGGGCCTGGGCGGCTGA
- a CDS encoding HAMP domain-containing sensor histidine kinase — protein sequence MTEVLALARREQGEFDLEFRLCTRDGEVRWAVLRGSVERRPFGRGVYALGITWDVTEQKRREEDLAAAKLAAEEANRAKSQFIANMSHELRTPLSAIIGYAELLEEEAEDLGEAAGNMAEDLGKIEVSARHLLSLINGVLDLSKIEAGKMEVEVEAFDLAPLLDEVCTTVEGLMAKKDNRFAADLAPDLGAMQSDPVKLRQCLFNLLSNAAKFTEGGEVTLSARRTGGRLVFRVADTGIGMTPEQQEKLFQRFTQADVSTTRRFGGTGLGLA from the coding sequence GTGACCGAGGTCCTGGCCCTGGCCCGCCGCGAGCAGGGCGAGTTCGACCTTGAATTCCGCCTGTGCACGCGGGACGGCGAGGTGCGTTGGGCGGTCCTGCGCGGCTCGGTCGAGCGGCGGCCCTTCGGGCGCGGCGTCTATGCCCTGGGGATCACCTGGGACGTGACCGAGCAGAAGCGGCGCGAGGAGGATCTGGCCGCCGCCAAGCTGGCCGCCGAGGAGGCCAACCGCGCGAAAAGCCAGTTCATCGCCAACATGAGCCACGAGCTGCGCACGCCCCTGTCGGCCATCATCGGCTATGCCGAACTGCTGGAGGAGGAGGCCGAGGACCTGGGCGAGGCCGCGGGCAACATGGCCGAGGACCTGGGCAAGATCGAGGTCAGCGCCCGGCACCTGCTGTCGCTGATCAACGGCGTCCTTGACCTGTCCAAGATCGAGGCGGGGAAGATGGAGGTCGAGGTCGAGGCCTTCGACCTCGCTCCCCTGCTGGACGAGGTCTGCACCACCGTCGAGGGGCTGATGGCGAAGAAGGACAACCGCTTCGCCGCGGACCTCGCCCCCGACCTCGGCGCGATGCAATCCGACCCGGTCAAGCTGCGGCAATGCCTGTTCAACCTGCTGTCCAACGCCGCCAAGTTCACCGAGGGCGGCGAGGTGACGCTGAGCGCCCGGCGTACGGGCGGGCGGCTGGTCTTCCGCGTGGCCGACACCGGCATCGGCATGACGCCCGAGCAGCAGGAGAAGCTGTTCCAGCGCTTTACCCAGGCCGACGTGTCCACCACCCGCCGCTTCGGCGGCACCGGGCTGGGGCTGGCCTGA
- a CDS encoding SLC13 family permease gives MTLDQALAFGLMAVTIGLFIWGRLPYDLVALLALLAGVLIGIIPAAEAFSGFGDDVVIIVATALLVSAAVARSGAVETAMRPLLRNLRGAQAQVTVLVSAVTVLSMVTKNVGALAMMMPVAAQLSRRTETPLSLMLMPMAFGSLIGVIVTLVGTSPNILVSKVREDILGKPFGVFDYTPVGIVIAMLGVVFLSFAYRLLPDRRAASRSMDAAFTLEECATEARVPEGSPFVGRTVADLEALAEGGLRVIMVIRERFRRHAPRPDEALEAEDVLLLSGEPEDLERVVARARLRLAGEEVAEDEADENESVVAEGVVTADSVLVGRTPAEAQLLRRHGLQLLAVSRRGQRLNRRLRRLRLEVGDVLILKAAPERLAPSLGELRILPLSQRDVALGSRKRSWLPILILAAAMVLVAGHVVPVAVAFAGAAALLLLRVMTMDEAYQSIEWP, from the coding sequence TTGACCCTCGATCAAGCGCTTGCCTTCGGACTGATGGCCGTCACCATCGGCCTGTTCATCTGGGGGCGGCTGCCCTACGACCTTGTCGCCCTGCTGGCCCTGCTGGCCGGCGTCCTGATCGGGATCATCCCCGCGGCCGAGGCGTTTTCCGGCTTCGGCGACGACGTGGTGATCATCGTGGCGACCGCCCTGCTGGTCTCGGCCGCCGTGGCACGGTCGGGGGCGGTGGAAACCGCGATGCGGCCCCTGCTGCGAAACCTCAGGGGCGCGCAGGCGCAGGTGACGGTGCTGGTTTCGGCAGTCACCGTGCTGTCGATGGTGACCAAGAACGTGGGAGCGCTGGCCATGATGATGCCGGTCGCGGCGCAGCTGTCGCGGCGTACGGAGACGCCCTTGTCCCTCATGCTGATGCCCATGGCCTTCGGCTCGCTGATCGGCGTGATCGTGACGCTGGTGGGCACCTCGCCCAACATCCTCGTCTCCAAGGTGCGCGAGGATATCCTGGGCAAGCCCTTCGGGGTGTTCGACTACACGCCCGTGGGCATCGTGATCGCCATGCTGGGCGTGGTATTCCTGTCCTTCGCGTATCGCCTGCTGCCCGACCGGCGCGCGGCCAGCCGCTCCATGGACGCGGCCTTCACGCTGGAGGAATGCGCCACTGAGGCCCGCGTGCCCGAAGGCTCTCCCTTCGTCGGCCGCACGGTCGCGGACCTCGAGGCGCTGGCCGAGGGAGGCCTGCGCGTGATCATGGTGATCCGCGAACGCTTCCGCCGCCATGCGCCCCGCCCCGACGAGGCGCTTGAGGCCGAGGACGTGCTGCTGCTGAGCGGCGAGCCCGAGGACCTGGAGCGCGTCGTCGCCCGCGCCCGCCTGCGTCTGGCAGGCGAGGAGGTGGCCGAGGATGAGGCCGACGAGAACGAAAGCGTGGTCGCGGAAGGCGTCGTCACCGCCGATTCCGTGCTGGTCGGCCGCACCCCGGCCGAGGCGCAGCTTTTGCGCCGCCACGGGCTGCAGCTTCTTGCCGTCAGCCGCCGCGGCCAGCGCCTGAACCGGAGGCTGCGCCGCCTGCGGCTGGAAGTCGGGGATGTGCTGATCCTCAAGGCTGCCCCCGAGCGGCTGGCGCCTTCCTTGGGCGAGCTGCGCATCCTGCCCCTGAGCCAGCGCGACGTGGCACTTGGAAGCCGCAAGCGCAGCTGGCTTCCGATCCTGATCCTGGCCGCGGCGATGGTGCTGGTTGCCGGCCATGTCGTCCCCGTGGCCGTGGCTTTCGCGGGTGCGGCGGCGCTGCTGCTGCTGCGCGTGATGACAATGGACGAGGCCTATCAATCGATCGAATGGCCGTGA
- a CDS encoding molybdopterin-dependent oxidoreductase, with translation MTMQFSRRNFMQVGVAAAGALSMGRLMNSTALASIDPNSHSQRIFHASHYGPFEAVVRDGRITAISPVTELDHQPTDMLMLGTVDRTYDETRILYPMVRKSYLDGWQTGDTKPELRGKEEFVQVDWDTALALAANAIINTIEADGNEAIFSSSYGGWSNAGSFRPNVMQQRFFNLIGGCTITQGDFSAGAAQVALPHIIGDMEVYSPQTAWEVIRDNTEVFVLVGCDPVKNNRIEFTVADHGMSRPWAEIRDAGCRFISINPQRTASDYYLNAEWLQIIPNTDIALFLGMAHHVLENGLEDRAYMDKYTTGADRWIAYVRGEDDGTPKTPDWAAAITGIPAEKIREMAELFASSRTQFGGAWSLQRAHHGELVHHAIINFAALTGKIGKPGEGVGFSWHYGGGGMPQSGQPTPTGLSSGKNMVSTLCPASRIVEMLENPGKEFFYNGQTRAYPDIKMIYNAGNNFVSHQQDLNRLLKAFGKLHTIVSQDVWWTAAVRWADIVLPASSTLERDDISVGGTYSNDKIYAMKKVIEPLGESMSDYEIFEALADKMGLWAQFTDSLDYMDHIMAAYGRTGASKTTPFEEFWEKGYALQPAPPEARKWVRHGAFYEDPEKNPLHTLSGKVEMFCTTIADMNVPDNPGMPIWQEPLEYLGNAQEGQLHIVSPHPWYRLHSQMDNSAQLRELYKIDGREPVRINRQDAEARGIAEGDLVEIRNERGAIIAGAVLSDDIMPGVMSLYEGVWPDLDSKGRCNSGQINWITSERPASGLTQATIANTCVASVAKCEDAERPNQAHQKPPILTDYQFAAVDESELGLDRVAELVESLYADMEPGERIFYQRCTVCHGPRDPGGFTQLQWRGITPSMFPRAGLDADEAAMVTDFLMRNASDAATSVN, from the coding sequence ATGACCATGCAATTTTCCCGTCGCAACTTCATGCAGGTCGGCGTCGCCGCCGCAGGGGCGCTGTCGATGGGTCGGCTGATGAACAGCACCGCGCTGGCTTCGATCGATCCCAACTCGCATTCGCAGCGGATCTTCCACGCTTCGCATTACGGCCCCTTCGAGGCGGTGGTGCGCGACGGCCGCATCACGGCGATCTCGCCGGTCACGGAACTGGACCACCAGCCGACCGACATGCTGATGCTGGGCACCGTGGACCGCACCTATGACGAGACGCGCATCCTTTATCCCATGGTCCGCAAGTCCTACCTGGACGGTTGGCAGACCGGCGACACCAAGCCCGAACTGCGCGGCAAGGAAGAGTTCGTGCAGGTCGACTGGGACACCGCGCTGGCCCTGGCGGCCAATGCCATCATCAACACCATCGAGGCTGACGGGAACGAGGCGATCTTCAGCTCGTCCTATGGTGGCTGGTCGAACGCGGGCTCGTTCCGCCCGAACGTCATGCAGCAGCGCTTCTTCAACCTGATCGGCGGCTGCACCATCACGCAGGGGGACTTCTCGGCCGGGGCGGCGCAGGTGGCCCTGCCGCATATCATCGGCGACATGGAGGTCTATTCGCCCCAGACCGCCTGGGAGGTCATCCGCGACAACACCGAGGTCTTCGTCCTCGTCGGCTGCGACCCGGTCAAGAACAACCGGATCGAGTTCACCGTCGCCGACCACGGCATGTCCCGCCCCTGGGCAGAAATCCGCGATGCCGGCTGCCGCTTCATCTCGATCAACCCGCAGCGCACCGCGTCCGATTACTACCTGAACGCGGAATGGCTGCAGATCATCCCGAACACCGACATCGCCCTGTTCCTCGGCATGGCCCATCATGTGCTGGAAAACGGGCTTGAGGACCGCGCCTACATGGACAAATACACGACCGGCGCCGACCGCTGGATCGCCTATGTCCGCGGCGAGGACGACGGCACCCCCAAGACGCCCGACTGGGCCGCCGCGATCACCGGCATCCCGGCCGAGAAGATCCGCGAGATGGCCGAGCTGTTCGCCTCTTCGCGCACCCAGTTCGGCGGCGCCTGGTCGCTGCAGCGCGCCCATCACGGCGAACTGGTCCACCACGCGATCATCAACTTCGCCGCGCTGACCGGCAAGATCGGAAAGCCGGGCGAGGGCGTGGGCTTCAGCTGGCATTATGGCGGCGGCGGGATGCCGCAGTCGGGCCAGCCGACGCCCACGGGCCTGTCCTCGGGCAAGAACATGGTGTCCACGCTCTGCCCCGCCAGCCGCATCGTCGAGATGCTGGAAAATCCGGGCAAGGAATTCTTCTACAACGGCCAGACCCGCGCCTATCCCGACATCAAGATGATCTACAACGCGGGCAACAACTTCGTCTCGCACCAGCAGGACCTGAACCGGCTGCTCAAGGCCTTCGGCAAGCTGCACACGATCGTCAGCCAGGACGTCTGGTGGACAGCGGCCGTGCGCTGGGCCGATATCGTGCTGCCGGCATCCTCGACTCTGGAACGCGACGATATCTCGGTCGGCGGCACCTATTCCAACGACAAGATCTACGCGATGAAGAAGGTCATCGAGCCGTTGGGCGAGTCGATGAGCGACTACGAGATCTTCGAGGCGCTGGCCGACAAGATGGGCCTCTGGGCGCAGTTCACCGATTCGCTGGACTACATGGACCACATCATGGCGGCCTATGGCCGGACGGGTGCGTCCAAGACCACGCCCTTCGAGGAGTTCTGGGAAAAAGGCTACGCCCTGCAACCCGCCCCGCCCGAAGCCCGCAAATGGGTCCGCCACGGCGCCTTCTATGAGGACCCCGAGAAGAATCCGCTGCACACGCTGTCGGGCAAGGTCGAGATGTTCTGCACGACCATCGCGGACATGAACGTGCCCGACAACCCCGGCATGCCGATCTGGCAGGAGCCGCTGGAATACCTGGGCAACGCGCAGGAAGGCCAGTTGCACATCGTCAGCCCCCACCCTTGGTATCGCCTGCACAGCCAGATGGACAACTCGGCCCAGTTGCGCGAGCTTTACAAGATCGACGGGCGCGAGCCGGTGCGGATCAACCGCCAAGATGCCGAGGCGCGCGGCATCGCCGAAGGCGACTTGGTCGAGATCCGCAACGAACGCGGCGCGATCATTGCGGGCGCGGTGCTGTCGGACGACATCATGCCGGGCGTCATGTCGCTTTACGAGGGGGTCTGGCCGGACCTCGACAGCAAGGGGCGCTGCAACTCGGGGCAGATCAACTGGATCACCTCGGAACGCCCGGCCTCGGGGCTGACGCAGGCGACCATCGCCAATACCTGCGTGGCGTCCGTGGCCAAATGCGAGGATGCCGAGCGCCCGAACCAGGCGCATCAGAAGCCGCCGATCTTGACCGACTACCAGTTCGCCGCGGTGGACGAATCCGAACTGGGCCTCGACCGCGTGGCCGAACTGGTCGAATCGCTTTATGCCGACATGGAGCCGGGCGAGCGCATCTTCTACCAGCGCTGCACCGTCTGCCATGGGCCACGCGATCCTGGCGGTTTCACCCAGTTGCAGTGGCGCGGCATCACCCCCTCGATGTTCCCGCGCGCGGGGCTGGATGCCGACGAGGCGGCGATGGTCACCGACTTCCTGATGCGCAACGCCTCGGACGCGGCGACGTCGGTCAACTGA
- a CDS encoding peptidoglycan-binding domain-containing protein encodes MRGLGFLIVAMLPGAALAEPVVLRIEAQRSAAVAPVAEGWAGRFPDVMTFPLPGGWTGIGLGPMEREAAEAELARLRASGEIPGDSFIVPVPEGAQPVQATAAPPEAEGPSAAGPAPGSSTFVPSGAEGDEPATPADTGPEADEQADAPETAAVEPAPAPPAGDYLRLQRFDTREAADAALASWREDFPEAGLFQQPDGGLAIALGPMPAEVAEAWLGAFRTAQRVGRFAAVLPPADLGQPLEPAEEIDLPAPGPAAEMPPLEDIQRALRWAGHYDGEIDGKDGPQTRAAIAAEVLALRASPDPAATMQALIAQREDWREDMNLTRLDDPQSGLSLVAPMDRLQFDRNEQGLSIYGPRDGSGAALILYGAPGGQQEMLDFTGLVTALGWVPSPERQVARGRATLVGRNDTHIGQAEARVADGRVQGMVLIWPVMDAADQPRVAAEILDSIRVTPAAEPVPEDAPLSPDDPA; translated from the coding sequence ATGCGGGGCTTGGGCTTTCTGATCGTCGCGATGCTGCCGGGGGCGGCGCTGGCCGAACCGGTGGTGCTGCGGATCGAGGCACAGCGCAGCGCGGCAGTCGCTCCGGTGGCCGAGGGCTGGGCCGGGCGCTTCCCCGACGTGATGACTTTCCCGCTGCCGGGCGGCTGGACCGGCATCGGTCTTGGCCCCATGGAGCGGGAGGCGGCCGAGGCGGAGCTTGCGCGCCTGCGCGCCTCGGGCGAGATCCCGGGAGACAGCTTCATCGTGCCGGTGCCCGAGGGCGCGCAGCCCGTGCAGGCCACAGCCGCGCCGCCGGAAGCGGAGGGCCCCTCGGCGGCCGGACCGGCCCCGGGTTCCTCGACTTTCGTGCCCTCTGGTGCCGAGGGGGACGAACCTGCCACCCCTGCCGATACTGGACCCGAAGCCGACGAACAGGCAGATGCGCCGGAGACGGCGGCGGTGGAGCCAGCCCCCGCGCCACCCGCCGGCGACTACCTGCGCCTGCAGCGGTTCGACACCCGCGAGGCGGCGGATGCGGCGCTTGCGTCATGGCGCGAGGACTTCCCCGAGGCCGGGCTGTTCCAGCAGCCCGACGGTGGCCTCGCCATCGCCCTCGGCCCGATGCCTGCCGAGGTGGCCGAGGCCTGGCTGGGCGCCTTCCGCACCGCCCAGCGCGTCGGCCGCTTCGCCGCCGTCCTGCCGCCCGCCGACCTGGGCCAGCCGCTGGAGCCGGCGGAAGAGATCGACCTGCCCGCCCCCGGCCCCGCCGCCGAGATGCCGCCGCTTGAGGACATCCAGCGCGCCCTGCGCTGGGCGGGGCATTACGACGGCGAGATCGACGGCAAGGACGGCCCCCAGACCCGCGCCGCCATCGCGGCCGAGGTGCTGGCGCTGCGGGCCTCGCCGGACCCTGCCGCCACGATGCAGGCGCTGATCGCGCAGCGCGAGGACTGGCGCGAGGACATGAACCTGACCCGGCTGGACGACCCGCAGTCCGGGCTGTCGCTGGTCGCGCCGATGGATCGGCTGCAATTCGACCGCAACGAGCAGGGGCTGTCGATCTATGGTCCCAGGGACGGCTCGGGCGCGGCGCTGATCCTTTACGGCGCGCCGGGCGGCCAGCAGGAGATGCTGGATTTCACCGGCCTTGTCACCGCGCTGGGCTGGGTGCCCTCGCCCGAGCGGCAGGTGGCGCGGGGCCGCGCCACGCTGGTCGGCCGCAACGACACCCATATCGGCCAGGCCGAGGCGCGGGTCGCGGACGGCCGGGTGCAGGGCATGGTGCTGATCTGGCCGGTGATGGACGCCGCGGACCAGCCCCGCGTCGCCGCCGAGATCCTCGACAGCATCCGGGTTACGCCGGCGGCGGAACCCGTGCCCGAGGACGCCCCCCTGTCCCCGGACGATCCCGCCTGA
- a CDS encoding DUF533 domain-containing protein, which yields MGWLFRASRYRDGQAVALQEPALHPPASALPSGPAPDPEARLEVALATRLLDGWLSNGQQLLVPHTLNFRAMGPGQAALLVEVMAAAAQADGAVDPREAQALPQVLRRVGADAPEDARLAAALAEPQNLGALLARVEVEGLATHAYAAALLAINRRDRVNRAFLDYLAGRLGLAAEVARSLERRYRA from the coding sequence ATGGGATGGCTTTTCCGGGCCTCGCGCTACCGCGACGGCCAGGCCGTGGCACTGCAGGAACCGGCGCTTCACCCGCCCGCATCCGCGCTACCCTCCGGTCCCGCCCCCGACCCCGAGGCACGGCTGGAGGTGGCGCTGGCCACCCGCCTGCTCGACGGCTGGCTGTCGAACGGCCAGCAGCTGCTGGTGCCGCACACGCTGAACTTCCGCGCCATGGGCCCCGGGCAGGCCGCGCTGCTGGTCGAGGTGATGGCCGCCGCTGCCCAGGCCGACGGCGCGGTCGATCCCCGCGAGGCGCAGGCGCTGCCCCAGGTGCTGCGGCGGGTCGGCGCGGACGCCCCCGAGGATGCGCGGCTGGCGGCCGCCCTGGCCGAGCCGCAGAACCTCGGGGCGCTGCTGGCGCGGGTCGAGGTCGAGGGGCTGGCAACCCACGCCTATGCCGCGGCGCTGCTGGCGATCAACCGGCGGGACAGGGTGAACCGTGCCTTTCTGGACTACCTGGCCGGCCGGCTGGGGCTTGCAGCCGAGGTCGCCCGCAGCCTCGAACGCCGCTACCGCGCCTGA
- a CDS encoding TrkH family potassium uptake protein, with translation MIDIRPVVHAIAMLSVAMGGLMLLPAAIDWTAGDPNWLAFLATGCGTILLGSMTMLATRSDGGRFQIEQAFLLTSGLWLVLPVLGAIPFMLGAPGAGWTDAMFESMSGMTTTGATAFRDLDGLPLGTHLWRGILQWSGGLGIVVVAMVFLPVMRVGGMQFFKSEGFDTMGKVMPRAGQIAAEMAELYLGITIACALTYAALGMNGFDAVMHALTTCSTGGFGRYDASFGPFIGPIQYAASFFTILASIPFVRMLQLAHGDPRPIWRDSQIRAYLGIIATVCALIVVYEAIWREVALSHDLMREVIFNVVTVISGTGFASTDVTQWGHLPFVLLILMGLVGGCTGSTVCSIKVFRYQVLFEALRGQLVQMHSPHRVRPLRLQGRRLDAEVVNSVMAFFTMFVLSFGVLIVALALSGLHARTALTAAWTAIANVGPIWGPEVTANGGVTSFPGTAKWLMIGGMYLGRLELITVFVVLMPRFWRQ, from the coding sequence ATGATCGACATCCGCCCCGTGGTCCACGCGATTGCCATGCTTTCCGTTGCCATGGGCGGGCTGATGCTGCTGCCGGCGGCGATCGACTGGACGGCGGGCGATCCCAACTGGCTGGCCTTCCTCGCCACCGGCTGCGGGACGATCCTGCTGGGCAGCATGACCATGCTCGCCACCCGCAGCGACGGCGGGCGGTTCCAGATCGAGCAGGCGTTTCTGCTGACCTCGGGGCTTTGGCTGGTGCTGCCGGTTCTGGGGGCGATCCCCTTCATGCTGGGCGCGCCGGGGGCGGGCTGGACCGACGCGATGTTCGAATCGATGTCGGGCATGACCACCACCGGCGCCACGGCGTTCCGGGACCTCGACGGCCTGCCCCTGGGCACGCATCTGTGGCGCGGCATCCTGCAATGGTCGGGGGGCCTGGGCATCGTCGTCGTCGCCATGGTCTTCCTGCCGGTCATGCGCGTCGGGGGGATGCAGTTCTTCAAGTCCGAAGGCTTTGACACCATGGGCAAGGTCATGCCGCGGGCGGGCCAGATCGCGGCCGAGATGGCAGAACTTTACCTCGGCATCACCATCGCCTGCGCCCTGACCTATGCGGCGCTGGGCATGAACGGCTTCGACGCGGTGATGCACGCGCTGACGACCTGTTCCACCGGCGGCTTCGGCCGCTATGACGCGAGCTTCGGCCCTTTCATCGGCCCGATCCAGTATGCGGCGTCATTCTTCACCATCCTCGCCTCGATCCCCTTCGTGCGGATGCTGCAACTGGCGCATGGCGACCCCCGGCCGATCTGGCGCGACAGCCAGATCCGAGCCTATCTGGGTATCATCGCCACCGTCTGCGCGCTGATCGTGGTCTACGAGGCAATCTGGCGCGAGGTCGCCCTGTCCCATGACCTTATGCGCGAGGTGATCTTCAACGTCGTCACCGTCATCTCGGGCACCGGCTTTGCCTCAACGGACGTGACGCAGTGGGGGCACCTGCCCTTTGTGCTGCTGATCCTCATGGGACTGGTCGGGGGCTGCACCGGCTCGACGGTCTGCTCGATCAAGGTCTTCCGCTATCAGGTGCTGTTCGAGGCGCTGCGCGGGCAATTGGTGCAGATGCACTCGCCCCATCGTGTGCGGCCGCTCAGGTTGCAGGGGCGCAGGCTGGACGCCGAGGTGGTGAACTCGGTCATGGCCTTCTTCACCATGTTCGTGCTGAGCTTCGGGGTGCTGATCGTGGCCTTGGCGCTGAGCGGGCTGCACGCGCGCACGGCACTGACCGCCGCCTGGACCGCCATCGCCAATGTCGGGCCGATCTGGGGACCCGAGGTCACCGCGAACGGCGGCGTGACGAGCTTTCCCGGCACGGCCAAGTGGCTGATGATCGGCGGCATGTATCTCGGGCGGCTGGAACTGATTACCGTCTTCGTGGTGCTGATGCCGCGCTTCTGGCGGCAGTGA
- a CDS encoding CBS domain-containing protein, producing the protein MRVGEIMARHVDFIPADAPVSEAAELMGELEVGALPVGTAEDLLGVVTDRDILYRVVARGLSAAELPVGEIATRPVIGCGEEDSLRDAMNLMAAHHIRRLVVRDAGGKVIGWLTLADLARHLLVERGTVQAALRELTEGPGTEAAPAPAQG; encoded by the coding sequence ATGAGGGTGGGCGAGATCATGGCGCGCCATGTCGACTTCATCCCGGCCGACGCCCCCGTGTCCGAGGCCGCCGAGCTGATGGGCGAGCTGGAGGTCGGCGCCCTGCCCGTGGGGACGGCCGAGGACCTGCTGGGCGTGGTGACCGACCGCGACATCCTTTATCGCGTGGTCGCCCGCGGCCTCTCGGCCGCCGAGCTGCCGGTGGGCGAGATCGCCACCCGCCCCGTGATCGGCTGCGGCGAGGAGGACAGCCTGCGGGACGCGATGAACCTGATGGCCGCCCATCACATCCGCAGGCTGGTCGTGCGGGACGCGGGCGGCAAAGTCATCGGCTGGCTGACACTGGCCGACCTTGCCCGCCACCTGCTGGTCGAACGCGGCACCGTGCAGGCGGCGCTGCGCGAACTGACCGAGGGGCCGGGAACCGAAGCCGCGCCCGCGCCGGCACAGGGCTGA
- a CDS encoding response regulator: MAKLLLVEDTPEIWDFLSRRLARRGHEVALAHDGQAGLDAAQAARSQVILLDMNLPVMDGWTVARRLKDDPATAAIPIIALTAHALAGDREKALAAGCDDYHPKPIDFSRLMTQIDAALGAAA; this comes from the coding sequence ATGGCCAAGCTGCTTCTGGTCGAGGACACGCCGGAGATCTGGGACTTCCTGTCCCGCCGCCTGGCCCGGCGCGGGCACGAGGTCGCGCTGGCCCATGACGGGCAGGCGGGGCTGGACGCTGCGCAGGCGGCCCGGTCGCAGGTGATCCTGCTGGACATGAACCTGCCGGTGATGGACGGCTGGACGGTGGCGCGGCGGCTCAAGGACGACCCCGCGACGGCGGCCATCCCGATCATCGCCCTGACCGCGCACGCGCTGGCCGGCGACCGGGAAAAGGCGCTGGCGGCGGGCTGCGACGACTATCACCCCAAGCCCATCGACTTCTCGCGCCTGATGACCCAGATCGACGCCGCTCTGGGGGCCGCGGCATGA